The genomic DNA TGATCCCCGCTAAAAACTTTACGGCCCTGTAACGGATCAGAAATGTGCATCGTCCTTTGGGCGGTGCACATTTTTATTTCACCAGCCCCCTTGTCATCGGCCTTCGTTGCATTCGTTCGGCTATTCCCTCAGCTAGTGCGACAACGTAAAGTGACGAGTCCTAGGCCTATTAGAAGCCCAGGTTATGAAAGGAGTAGTGACGTGACTGAGAACGACCCAGAAGTACTTGGCGATATTGACGGCCCGGATCTAGAACGACCAAAAGACGGCCGCGATGCTCAGCCGCCTGAAGAAGGCTCATCCGATTACCCCGAGACATTAGATGCACAAGATCCGCTGCGCAATGACCAAGTGGTGCTCAGCGAAACCGATAGCCCAACCACTGTGACAGGACAAGCTGCAGAACCGTTGGCGGAAGATGACTGGGCGCTTGAAGAGCAGCAAGTGCTTGAGGAAGACGAGTTCGAAGAAACGTTCCCCGAGGACACCGACTAAGTTTTTAACCCAAACAAGTGCGGGCCCAAATTTCTGGGCCCGCAGTTGCTGTGTCTAGGGAGTTTAGAGAAACTTCTGTGAAGCCTCGTCCAGTCGAGCGACATGCTCTGGATAGAGCCGTACGTCGCTGGCTGCTATAAGTGCGTCAAGCTGTTCGGGGACTCGGGCTGAAGCGATCGGGGCAGTTACATCTTTCGCGAGCAACCATGCCAGCGCGACCGAAGCTGGCTCGTGATCGAGCTCCTCGGAAATCCCAACCAAGGCGCCCACGAGATCCAGGGCGTCTTCATTGGCGAACTGTGCCAGCTGTCCCGCACGATCCGAACCTTCAAAGTCTTCCAGTGACTGGTATTTACCGGTCAGTAATCCGGCCGCTAATGAATAGTATGGGAAGACAGCCAGATTGTGCTGCTCTGCGAGCTCACCGTAGCCATCGGTACCTTCGACGTCGCTGCGGTGGGCCAGGGAGTAGTTCGGCTGGATAGCGGCCGGGACTGTCAGGCCTCCTTCCTGCGCCGCAGCAATCCACGCTGCTTGGCGCTCTGGCGAGAGGTTAGACAGCCCAATATGGCGAACCTTCCCGTCTTTGACCAGCGCATCGAAAGTGCGAGCCAGTTGCTGCGGGGACTGTGATTCATCGTCGTAGTGGGCGTAGTACAAATCAATGTAGTCAGTCTGCAACCGAGCCAGGGAGGCTTCGACAGCCTCGTTAACGTTTTCGGGTGTGAGTCCAGGCTGTTCTTCCCAGCCGGCAACCTTCGTTGCTAAGAAGACCTTGTCACGGTTGCCGCGTGCTGCAAAGTAGTTCCCGAGGATAGCTTCGGATTCGCCACCGCTATTGCCTGGTGCCCATTGTGAGTAGCTATCTGCCGTATCGACATGTGCACCTCCGGCATCCAGAAATGCGTCGAGCACTGCGAAGGTGTCATCTTCGCTAGAGGTCCAGCCGAACGTGTTGCCACCGAGTGCTAGTGGCACGTCTGGGTTGATGAGTTGTTTATCAGCCATGCAATCCTTTCGAGGGAATACTATCGTGAAATCCTGCTTGCCCTAGCGTAGTGGTTTCAGCGCCGATTGCAGGGGTGATGGTCGACACTTGCATCGCTGGGACGAAGTTTAAACATAAGCTAAGCGGTAGTCCGCCATTGAAGGAGTGCCGAGGTATGTCGATCAAACGCCAACTGCCAAATCCCAAACAACTACGGGAATTAGTGCAATTCAAAAAGCCCGAATTCAATGCAGTGAAGCGGCGGTTGGATAAGGCACTGACCGTCGAGGACCTGCGCAAGATCGCAGAACGTCGTACGCCGAAAGCGCCATTTGATTACACGGATGGATCTGCGGAAGGTGAGATTTCCTACCAGCGGGCCAGACAGGCGTTTCAAGACATTGAGTTCCACCCTGAGATCCTCAAACCCACCCCGAATATCGATACTTCAGTAGAGATTCTTGGCGGGCCCAGTGCGTTGCCCTTCGGAACGGCTCCGACCGGGTTTGCACGCATGATGCAGACCGAAGGTGAGATCGCCGGGGCCGGTGCGGCAGGCGCTGCTGGCATACCCTTTACGTTGTCCACCCTGGGCACCGTTTCGATTGAAGAAGTGAAAGCCGTGAACCCGCAGGGGCGGAATTGGTTTCAGCTATATCTGATGAAAGACCGGGACATCTCCTACGGCCTGGTGGAGCGAGCTGCCGCAGCAGGTTTCGATACGTTGTTCTTCACGGTCGACACCCCGATTCCTGGCAACCGGATGCGCGATACCCGCAATGGGTTCTCGATCCCGCCGCAGCTGACCGTTAAGACCGTGCTTGATGCACTGCCGCGACCGGAGTGGTGGATGAATTTTCTCACCACTCCACAGCTCGAGTTTGCTTCCCTTGCCAATACGGGCGGCACCGTGGCTGATCTGATTGGCGCTGCGTTCGACCCCACGATTTCGGAAACCGACCTCGACATTATCCGCCAGATGTGGCCTGGCAAGATCGTGATCAAAGGCATCCAGACTCTCAAGGATGCTCAGCGCATGGTCGATGCTGGCGTTGATGGCATCGTGTTGTCCAACCATGGAGGTCGCCAGCTCGACCGTGCACCGGTCCCCTTCCATCTGTTGCCAGATGTTGCCCGCGAATTGGGCAATGACACGACCATCATGTTGGATACCGGTGTAACCAACGGCGCAGATATCGTCGCAGCTCATGCTCTTGGTGCTGACTTCGTCTTGGTTGGCCGAGCCTGGCTCTACGGTCTGATGGCAGGTGGTCGAGCCGGCGTCGACAAGATGATCGAGATTATGTCTGCCGAGATCCGCCGGACCATGGGGCTCTTGGGTGCAGCCAGCATCGAAGAACTGAACCCATCTCACGTCACGCAGCTGACCCGACTGGTGCCCCGTGAGACATCCTCGCGCGTCCGAGCTGAATAACGTCCACCGTCCTCTATCGGTGGTGCTGTCCATCGCCTCGTCGATAAGCACCGCAGGATTTCTTGCTTCAAGGTTGAGCGTGTAGGCGCGCCAATGGTTTCCAAGACGGGACCTGCGCAATAGTGTGCAACTAATACCCTGAAAGCCCTAGGAAGGTTCCTTCATGACCACTTGGTTGATTACTGGCTGCTCAAGCGGCTTCGGCCGCGCACTTGCCCAGCGTGTTTTAGAGGCCGGGGATAAGGCTGTGATCACGGCACGGAACACTGAGTCTGTGGCTGATCTCGCCGAGGCCTACCCGGATACTGCCCTGTCGGTGCCGTTAGACGTTCGCAACGAAGAGCAGATTGAGTCGACGGTCGATGCAGCCCGCCAGCACTTCGGTGCGATAGATGTGCTGGTCAATAACGCCGGCTACGGATACCGTGCCGCGGTGGAAGAAGGCGAACCCGAGGCGATCCGCGACTTGTTCGACACGAACTACTTTGGTGCTGTCAACATGATCAATGCTGTGCTGCCGCTGATGCGCGAGCAGGGCAACGGCATGATCATCAACATCTCGTCTATTGCTGGCCAACGCAGCGCACCCGGATCGGGATACTATGCCGCATCCAAGGCTGCGCTGGAATCAACCTCCGAAGCGCTACGCCAGGAGGTCGCTCCGTTGGGTATCCGTGTCTCGATTGTCCAGCCCGGCCCCTTCCGCACGGATTTCTTTAGCCGTTCCCTCAAGCAGGCTGATACTGCACTAGAGGCCTATGCTGAGACCGCCGGGAAGCGTCGAAAAGAAAACGATTCCTCGATAGATACCAAGCCGGGCGATCCGGACCGTGCTGCCGCTGCCATCATGCAGCTAGCCCAACTGGAAGATCCGCCTATGCGCTTGGTCTTAGGCAAGGCCGCGAACAGAGTTGCCGAGACCGACCTAAATCAGCAGCTCGATGATCTGATGGAATGGGAACACATCGGGCTGAACACCGATTTTGCTTAACTCTCCGGGGATTCGAGTTCGAGGGCAGATGCTCTTTCTTGATCAGCTCGTCGCCCCCACATCAGCAGCACTGCCCCGGCGGCTAGCAGAAGAGCCCCGCCTATGAACAGTGTGCTGGAGATCGAACCGGCTTGGGCCAGACTATGCTCAGTGGTTTCTACTGGCGAGGCAGTAGGTACCACGCCTTGTGGGTGATCCCAGGGAACTGACTCTGTGAGGAGCTCTCCCCACACTTTCGGGGTAGCGTCTTCCCTGAACGTTCCATCGCCGACATCAAGAATCACCGGTTGCCCAAAGTAATACGTGACGGTCCCGGAATGTACCCCGGGCTCCTCTGCGGCCTCAGGATCGGTTGGTGCCGATGGCGCTACTCGTTCCGGGCTCTCTGTCGTGCTTGCCGGTGGCGCGGAGACTTCAGGGTCAGTCAGGCCCATTGGGGCAGTTGGTGTATGAAGTTCCGTGGGATCTTCAGAGCTGATTGCTTCCCAGGGAGGTGGCGGAGTTTTCGGAGCGCTAGGTTCGCTTGGATGTATGGGCACTGAAAGCTTTGGCGACTCGACCGGGGTAAGGGGTTTCGTGGTTTCGGTAGGGTGCGCTGGATTCTTCGGCGGCACTGGAGCGGTGGGTTGTACAGGATCTGTGGGGGTTTTCGGGATCGGAGATTGCTTCGGATCCAACGGGGCTTGAGGGTCTGCTTTGGCTGGCGGATCGATCGGATCCGTAGGTTTGGGAGCTGTGGGCTCCGCAGACTCTGATGGGGGCGTAGGATCAGCCAGCTCATCATTGCCTACCGTGATGGTCTCCGACGTTTCGGCGCGAGGTGTAGACGTTTTATCGAGGGAATTTGTGTCATGCTCGGCATACGCTGGGACAGCATGTGCTGCTGCAATCAGCACGCCGATGGCACTCGCAACGAGCGGTGAACGGAGCTTCATAGTGGGTTCCTAAGGTGTGCTAGGTGAACCGCCGGACTAGAGCATCCAACTCCCAGAAGAATGTTCGCGCCAACTATCTCTCAAGGCCAGAGACACCATGAATTGTGCTATATCTCACGACAAGATTGCGAGGAATTGGCATATTGGCGCATACTGCCTAGATGATTGTTGGACAACTCGGAAAGCGCTTTCGGTATTAGTTGATTTCGCAACTTTTACCGCACCTACTCAAGCGTGCAATTCTTCCCCACTCACACGCATAAACGGGAGTTTCGTGGTTACCGAAGCCTAGGTTGCACTCACGTCAACCTGCGGCCACCGCCGCGGGCTAGGGTTACGACATCCTTCTGCGAGCATCAGTCTCGTTTGGCGCGTCTCCCACGAGGCGCTGCCTCCTTAGCACGCAGGCGCTTGGAGACCAGAACGAGTCCGGTAGCCAGTATCAGCACACCGCCGATTGCCAGCGCCGCTGAGCTCGCTCCGGTTGCGGGCAGTGGACCTTTGTCGGACCGCTCGGCCGACTCAATGCGCTGCTTTTCGCGCTCTGTGTTTTGAGGCTCTTCGTCTTTGGATGCTCTGTCCTCTGGCTCTGGAGAGTCCTCAGGCTCTGGTGAGCTGTCATCCCGGACTGTGTCCGAGGGTTCTATTGTGGAAATCTCTCGCGGCTCTGGTGGGATGTCTCGCTGCTCTTCGTTGGCTGCTTGAGCTCCGCCCTGCTCAGCGGGCACGCCCTCAGCTTCTAGCCGGGGTGGACTGTTCGCCTCGAGGGCGTCATCAAGGACCGTGGGGAACGCTGCAGCTCGTGACTCCTCCCGTGCAGGTGCCGTTTGATCAGCAGAACTCTCATCCTGTGAAGCTGTGCTACTCGTAGAGTTGGAGCTCTGTGAGACTGATGTCAGGCCGGTTGCAGAACTCCGGCTCTGCGGACTCGGGGTCTCCCCCACTGAGGCATTCCGTGGAGTGATTGCTGCTTCGTCAGGTAACTGTTCAGCGGGTACTGCAGAGAAGAGTTCTACGGAATCTGTAAGGGGCGTTTCTTCGACCGGCTCGGTCGGCTCGTCAGGCACCACAGTCTCGACCTCGACCGGAGCTTCGGCCTGCTCTGTGACACGCTCTGGTTCCGTCTGCTCAGGAGTTGGCGTCACAGTTTCTGCGTCGACTTCGTGGTCGGCCTGCTCCTCTTCTGCCGGGTCGGTCTCGGGGGCATCCGGCTCGTCGGTGTCTTCGTCCGGTTCGACCTCTATGCTCGCTGTGATGCGAAACGTCACGGGTTCGAGGTCGTCGGCATGGGCAGGAACGATGCTCGCAGCGGCAATGAGGCTTGCCACTGCGCTAGCAGAAACGACCGGAAGTAATTTCATAACTGTCCCACATGGTCTCCGACGAGGTAGTAGAGCGAGAACGATCCCCTCCGTCTATGGAGGTTGGCTGTTCCCGTAGGTCAAATACTACTGAAAGATGCCCTGCATCACAGTCAGCAACGAGGAGTTTCTGCCACGATTCAGATGACCGAACTGGGAAACACCGGGCCGATCCCCACTACTGCCAATTACTCTCAGTCGATGGGTGCCTTCCGCTGCCGTGCTTCCGCCAAATTTTCTGCCATGCGTGCTTGGACTTTGATGAACATGTAGAGCAACCCGATCGCTCCGAGGCCTCCCAGGACTGCCCCGACCAGCACGTCGTGGGGGAACTGATGGCCAGCAAGAATGCTGGCTACACCTTCGAGGACTGCCAGCGGAAAAACCAGATAAGAGGTCCACGGCACCGCAAAGGCCAGACCGACCGCCACCGCAAAAGCGATCACGGCAAAACTTGAGGGGTAGGCAAAGCTTTCATTGGCCGGACACCAGCCGCCAAGCTCTGTCAGGTGGCAGGGCCGGGGTTTGCCGTAGGTGTTCTGTAGGACGAAGCTGACGATCGTAATGGCTAGTGCGGTACCAGCGCCAAAAACTAACCGGATGAATGGGAGGTTTTCACGTTGGACCCAGGTACGGATCAACATGATCACGTACAGCAGCCCCAGCACGATCATCACTATTGGGGAGATGACCTGGCCGATGGTAATCCAGGGGTCCACTGCCATGGTGGCTGATAGCTCTGCACTCCACGATGGCACTGTGGTGAGCGCACCGATGGTTGCTGCAACTAGCAGCCACAGGAGAACCGGCCCAACGATCTGTCTTGTCTGACCCAACTTACCCTCACACATTCACACAACCGGCGGCACCTCCGCGAAATAGCGGGGCCATATCGTGTTAACTCTAACGGTCTGTAAGGAATATCTGCGACTAATTGTTCCTACGAGGGGGCTATTACTCGACGAACCCACCGGACACGCCTGAGGCCTCGAGTTCCGTAGAACCCGAGGCCTCAGTTACGTCATCACTCACACCTTGAAGAGGTAGTACCTACTCTAAGAAACCTCCCTGATGGGGAGCTTACGTTCATCTCAAATTTCAACGTGAATCGTCTGAGCAAAGACTGTGTGCCGTCGTGGTTTTCTCATTAGTATCCCTAATGAGAAAATCGCAGAACATTTTCCCATTAAGGATTCAGCACAGAGGGGTTAGATTTCTGGCACTTACCTAGCCGGTTGCTCAGCGCGCCTAACATTGGGCTTAATCGGGGCAGGCTCACCTGGTCGTCGTAGGCTGGATGCTAGATTCCCTACCGCTCACTGAAGGAATGCTATGCCGCTCGAATTTTCACACACCACCTTGGGTCAGCGCGTACTGTTTGGAGCTGGCCAAGCAGCAAGCCGCCTTGCCGAAGAGGTGCAGCGCTTGGGTGCACAGCGCATCATGTTGATCGCGAGCGCTTCGAAACGAGAGCTGGCACAACGTGTTGCTGCCGAAATTGATGTGGTGGTGAACTACGACAATGTGGTCATGCACGTGCCCATCGAAGTGGCCCAAGACGCCCGCCAGGTGGCACGCAAGAACGCAGTGGATCTGCTGATCTGTGTCGGTGGCGGTTCTACTACCGGGCTGGCCAAAGCCATCGCGTTGGAAACCCGGCTGCCCATCATCGCTGTCCCAACCACCTACTCGGGCTCAGAAGCCACCAATGTCTGGGGCCTGACCGAAGCTGCACGCAAGACCACCGGAATCGATGACGTCGTCCTGCCGACCACCGTAATTTATGATGCCGAGCTGACCATGTCACTGCCCGTGGAGCTGTCGGTGGCCTCCGGCCTGAACGGGATGGCCCACTGTATCGATGCGATGTGGGGACCCCACGCCAACCCAATCAACCAGGCGCTCGCCGCCGAAGGGATCTCAGCCCTTGCAACCGGGCTGCCCGCCATTGTGCAGGATTCGCAAGATCTTGCCGGTCGGGAGCAGTTACTCTACGGCGCCTACCTGTCTGCGGTCGCATTTACTTCTGCCGGATCCGGGCTGCACCACAAGATCTGCCATGTGCTGGGCGGGACCTACAATCTGCCCCACGCCCAAACACATGCCACCGTGCTGGCCTACGTTCTAGCCTTCAATATGGATGCCGCACCCGATGCACGGGACCGGATCGCTAAAGCCCTTGGTGCCGATGATGCACTGGAGGGGCTCCAACAACTGCGCGCCCAACTGGGTGCTCCTGACAAGCTGACCGACTATGGCTTCACCGAAGCCGATATTGTCGAGGCAGTTAAGATCATTCTGCCGGCAGTTCCCGCAAGTAATCCTCGACCAGTCACCGCTGAAAACCTGACTGAGCTACTGCAAGCCGCACTCGTCGGGGATGACCCGGCGGTCTTGCTTGAATCCCCGGCCTCAGGACCGCACACATTGTAAAAGCCGATCCAGCCCCCGGCGCGCTTGATGCAGGTGGTGGCGCATCGACACGGCAGGACCCAGGTTGACGGCGACCTTGTTGCCTTCGGGTAGCTGGAGGTGGTTCAGCGGTCACTATTTCGTGGTAGTGCCCGTAGGATGATGCACTGATCGACGGCGCCTTCAATGGCTTCTCGACTATAGAGCAGGGGAAAGGAGCCATCCTCGGCCCAGAGGTCCAAGAGATCCGCGTAGTGCTTTGAGCGGGGATCTCCGGATTGGCCGGGGGTGTTAACCGCTCGGCTTTGGTCCCATTCGCCAACGTCTAAGACCATGCGGAAGCTGGCGCCCAGCACTGCGTTGAATTCGGCGTCGTATGCGGCCATGCCCACGGTGTCGCCGCTGCCCGCCCGGGCAACGGATGGCAGGCTACCCCAGTCTGCTGGCACGTCGGTGACTTTGCTCAGTACAGGGTGGCGCAGTGTCGTTTGGTGCAAGGCTCCCCACGTCCAGCTTTCGCGGTCGGGTCCCAAAAGCTGTGCTATCTCTTCCAGTGCCTGGCCCAAGGTTTGCGCCACTCCTTCGTTAAGGAGCGTGAGGTCCTGGTCAATCGCTTGATCGAACATTGCGAGCATACGCATGTCGGGTCGGAGATCGGAGCTGAGAGTCTCGGCCCGCAGCAGACGGTGTCTAGCCTTGGCCGCTGCCGCAGGGGTGACGTTCAAGCGCTTGAGAGATTGGTCTACGAGCCAGGGGCGTAGGTGTCGACGCTGCCACACTTGGTACAGCAGTGCGGCGAAAGAATCCACGGACTCTGTGCCGTCCCAAGTTTGCAGCTGTGCCCATTCGTCTTGATACTGCTCCGGACGTACCCTGTGGAGGGTATCGAGCAGGTGCCGCGCGTGGAGATTATCTGCGTTGGACTGCATAGCCAGGCTTGAATCGATACCGATCGACTCGCCGCTGGAAAACCATTCAACGAGCCGTTCATGGCGGGCGTCAGAGGACCAGTCGCTCGTGGTCGTCAGTGCATCGTTGTCGAAATCAGCTGGCAAGTTGTGCTCGTTGGAGCTGGTGAACCACCCGGATTCGGGGTTATGGACCGAGGGCAACTCCTCGACGGCAGCGAAACCATCCCACTCGTAGCGGCCGTCGCCGGGTACGGGGTGTGAACCATCCCAGCCGGGACGCCGGGGCACTAGAGCGCTGGCCTGCCAGCCAATGTCTCCGTCTGTCGTGGCGTACACCATGTTCACGGCCGGAGCACCCCAGCGGCGCAACGACCGGCGGAACTGTTCAGCGTCCGCTGCGTCCTGATATTCAAGGCTGGCCAGATAGGGAGCCATGCCCGGCTGTAGCCACACTGCTCGCACGGCCACAGCGCGGCGGTTTCCAGTATCTACCGCCACGACGGGCCCGTGTCGGGTGTAGGACAGGGAATGAATAACATCCTCGGCTCCGGCGACAGCAGCCCGTTCTTCGATGGTCTCGAATTCCTCCCACGCACCTTTGTAGAGGTAACGGTCATCGTCTTCAGGGTGGAGTTGGTAGATGTAGAGGTCCTCGTGATCTACCGGCCAGATCGTCAGCCCGAACGCCACGCGCCCGTTGTGCCCGATGGAGATACCCGGCAGGTTTGGTTCGCCAGCGCCAATCACACTCAACCCCGGGGCCTCCAGGTGTGCCAGGTACCGCAGAGATGGCAGCGTTACCGCGCGGTGTGGATCATTGGCTAACACCGGTCTGCCGGTTGCCGAAAGTGACGGCGCGACCACCCAGTTGTTGCTCCCTGATGGCGCAGGCTGCTCTGCTGAAGTGCCAGCACCGAAATCCACCGGAGCGAATGCCAACCGGTAGACCTCCAGTACGGACTCCGACAGATGTTCATACAGACTCGGGTCTGTGGGTCCCGTGATGTTCGAAACCGGCTCGCGCACAGACCTCAGTTCTTCGCCTTCTGGCCCAAGGTCCCGCACGGTCAGGGCACGGGCCAATTCTTGCTCCACGTTATAAAGCAACCCGTGGGTGCGGATCCGCACCACAT from Enteractinococcus fodinae includes the following:
- a CDS encoding aldo/keto reductase, translating into MADKQLINPDVPLALGGNTFGWTSSEDDTFAVLDAFLDAGGAHVDTADSYSQWAPGNSGGESEAILGNYFAARGNRDKVFLATKVAGWEEQPGLTPENVNEAVEASLARLQTDYIDLYYAHYDDESQSPQQLARTFDALVKDGKVRHIGLSNLSPERQAAWIAAAQEGGLTVPAAIQPNYSLAHRSDVEGTDGYGELAEQHNLAVFPYYSLAAGLLTGKYQSLEDFEGSDRAGQLAQFANEDALDLVGALVGISEELDHEPASVALAWLLAKDVTAPIASARVPEQLDALIAASDVRLYPEHVARLDEASQKFL
- a CDS encoding alpha-hydroxy acid oxidase; the encoded protein is MSIKRQLPNPKQLRELVQFKKPEFNAVKRRLDKALTVEDLRKIAERRTPKAPFDYTDGSAEGEISYQRARQAFQDIEFHPEILKPTPNIDTSVEILGGPSALPFGTAPTGFARMMQTEGEIAGAGAAGAAGIPFTLSTLGTVSIEEVKAVNPQGRNWFQLYLMKDRDISYGLVERAAAAGFDTLFFTVDTPIPGNRMRDTRNGFSIPPQLTVKTVLDALPRPEWWMNFLTTPQLEFASLANTGGTVADLIGAAFDPTISETDLDIIRQMWPGKIVIKGIQTLKDAQRMVDAGVDGIVLSNHGGRQLDRAPVPFHLLPDVARELGNDTTIMLDTGVTNGADIVAAHALGADFVLVGRAWLYGLMAGGRAGVDKMIEIMSAEIRRTMGLLGAASIEELNPSHVTQLTRLVPRETSSRVRAE
- a CDS encoding oxidoreductase, with the protein product MTTWLITGCSSGFGRALAQRVLEAGDKAVITARNTESVADLAEAYPDTALSVPLDVRNEEQIESTVDAARQHFGAIDVLVNNAGYGYRAAVEEGEPEAIRDLFDTNYFGAVNMINAVLPLMREQGNGMIINISSIAGQRSAPGSGYYAASKAALESTSEALRQEVAPLGIRVSIVQPGPFRTDFFSRSLKQADTALEAYAETAGKRRKENDSSIDTKPGDPDRAAAAIMQLAQLEDPPMRLVLGKAANRVAETDLNQQLDDLMEWEHIGLNTDFA
- a CDS encoding LPXTG cell wall anchor domain-containing protein, which translates into the protein MASLIAAASIVPAHADDLEPVTFRITASIEVEPDEDTDEPDAPETDPAEEEQADHEVDAETVTPTPEQTEPERVTEQAEAPVEVETVVPDEPTEPVEETPLTDSVELFSAVPAEQLPDEAAITPRNASVGETPSPQSRSSATGLTSVSQSSNSTSSTASQDESSADQTAPAREESRAAAFPTVLDDALEANSPPRLEAEGVPAEQGGAQAANEEQRDIPPEPREISTIEPSDTVRDDSSPEPEDSPEPEDRASKDEEPQNTEREKQRIESAERSDKGPLPATGASSAALAIGGVLILATGLVLVSKRLRAKEAAPRGRRAKRD
- a CDS encoding phosphatase PAP2 family protein, whose translation is MGQTRQIVGPVLLWLLVAATIGALTTVPSWSAELSATMAVDPWITIGQVISPIVMIVLGLLYVIMLIRTWVQRENLPFIRLVFGAGTALAITIVSFVLQNTYGKPRPCHLTELGGWCPANESFAYPSSFAVIAFAVAVGLAFAVPWTSYLVFPLAVLEGVASILAGHQFPHDVLVGAVLGGLGAIGLLYMFIKVQARMAENLAEARQRKAPID
- a CDS encoding maleylacetate reductase translates to MPLEFSHTTLGQRVLFGAGQAASRLAEEVQRLGAQRIMLIASASKRELAQRVAAEIDVVVNYDNVVMHVPIEVAQDARQVARKNAVDLLICVGGGSTTGLAKAIALETRLPIIAVPTTYSGSEATNVWGLTEAARKTTGIDDVVLPTTVIYDAELTMSLPVELSVASGLNGMAHCIDAMWGPHANPINQALAAEGISALATGLPAIVQDSQDLAGREQLLYGAYLSAVAFTSAGSGLHHKICHVLGGTYNLPHAQTHATVLAYVLAFNMDAAPDARDRIAKALGADDALEGLQQLRAQLGAPDKLTDYGFTEADIVEAVKIILPAVPASNPRPVTAENLTELLQAALVGDDPAVLLESPASGPHTL
- a CDS encoding penicillin acylase family protein, which codes for MSSRRDIDTEPTDQASGATSEEFEVSGLDRDVEVLVDRWGVPHIYAQSRMDAYMAQGFQAARDRLFQIDLWRRRGLGRLSEALGPGHVAQDRATRLFLYRGDMRAEWLSYSTEAKDIVTAFVTGVNAFVNWALEDPARRLPPEFAELGYEPAHWAPEDVVRIRTHGLLYNVEQELARALTVRDLGPEGEELRSVREPVSNITGPTDPSLYEHLSESVLEVYRLAFAPVDFGAGTSAEQPAPSGSNNWVVAPSLSATGRPVLANDPHRAVTLPSLRYLAHLEAPGLSVIGAGEPNLPGISIGHNGRVAFGLTIWPVDHEDLYIYQLHPEDDDRYLYKGAWEEFETIEERAAVAGAEDVIHSLSYTRHGPVVAVDTGNRRAVAVRAVWLQPGMAPYLASLEYQDAADAEQFRRSLRRWGAPAVNMVYATTDGDIGWQASALVPRRPGWDGSHPVPGDGRYEWDGFAAVEELPSVHNPESGWFTSSNEHNLPADFDNDALTTTSDWSSDARHERLVEWFSSGESIGIDSSLAMQSNADNLHARHLLDTLHRVRPEQYQDEWAQLQTWDGTESVDSFAALLYQVWQRRHLRPWLVDQSLKRLNVTPAAAAKARHRLLRAETLSSDLRPDMRMLAMFDQAIDQDLTLLNEGVAQTLGQALEEIAQLLGPDRESWTWGALHQTTLRHPVLSKVTDVPADWGSLPSVARAGSGDTVGMAAYDAEFNAVLGASFRMVLDVGEWDQSRAVNTPGQSGDPRSKHYADLLDLWAEDGSFPLLYSREAIEGAVDQCIILRALPRNSDR